In Nocardia sp. NBC_01327, the genomic stretch CATGAGCCTCAAGTCGCTGGTCGAGACCGGTACGGGCACCCCGGACCCCCATGACGTCAAAATCGACAACTGGAACTGACCTGCGCTCAGCGGTGTGACGGCCGCCATAGCCGCGGCATGTCACACTCCGTCCGCCTGCGGAGTCTTCCTTACGTACGGGTGTCGCCCGACCGCGGCACGGGTCCGAATGTAAGGACAGGGCAATGGAACTGGAACCTCGATTCAACCTTCGCACCAACGAGCTCGGCGCCAAGATCGGCAAGCGGATCGCGGGTGTCGGCCTGCTGCTGAAGGAATCGTCGCTGCCGCATACGACGCAGCAGCTGATCGAGATCCGCGCCAGCCAGATCAACGGCTGCGGATTCTGCACCGATATGCATACCAAGGACGCAGCCGTGGCGGGGGAGACCTCGGTGCGGCTGAACCTGGTCGCCGCCTGGCGGGAGGCCACGGTCTTCACCGAGGCCGAGCGGGCCGCACTGGCCCTGGCCG encodes the following:
- a CDS encoding carboxymuconolactone decarboxylase family protein; its protein translation is MEPRFNLRTNELGAKIGKRIAGVGLLLKESSLPHTTQQLIEIRASQINGCGFCTDMHTKDAAVAGETSVRLNLVAAWREATVFTEAERAALALAEEGTRLADTHQGVSDDTWAEVRKHYDDDQIAALISVVAVINAFNRLNVIARTPAGSYEPGMFN